The Gymnodinialimonas sp. 57CJ19 genome includes a window with the following:
- a CDS encoding FAD-binding domain-containing protein yields MKAVLVLFQRALRVHDNPALALAATRGVPVVPVFIADPEAWAQPDASARQWRFVAESLGELRAELGALGAPLVVRCGDMLSVLEALCTEHSVAEIISNDAPTTQWEAARNARVAAWAEAAGVAWTIAPEGQAVDGPEGLHGTGAAPGVIPEARDLSLAFDPCPGRQRGGRSSATVLLRAFGGEASSRLSPHLAWGVVSAPEVADSIVARRAVVPADDALARSQFRKLQANLALREQDHATLRNKPMMESRCLHSAYEDLWQPPPPKDRFRAWEAGQTGIPFVDAAMRGLIATGWLPHPLRIMLVSVAAYHLWLDWRVTGPHLARLFTDYDPGIHWPQMQAHAGTTGVGSIRVDNPMKRGQLLDPSGAFTRKWCPELRDVPDAYVQTPWLWDGAGKLLGRRYPVRIVDVEEAASAARARATALRRGEGFEREAAENAGQAVFSLGEGEVPPTKPPAAPRRETSETPDQLSFNL; encoded by the coding sequence ATGAAGGCAGTTCTCGTTTTGTTTCAACGCGCTTTGCGTGTCCACGATAACCCTGCGCTTGCCCTAGCGGCAACGCGGGGGGTGCCTGTCGTGCCGGTATTCATCGCCGATCCAGAGGCATGGGCGCAGCCCGACGCCTCGGCCCGGCAATGGCGGTTCGTGGCGGAAAGCCTTGGGGAACTGCGGGCCGAGTTAGGGGCGCTTGGGGCGCCCTTGGTGGTGCGTTGCGGCGATATGTTGTCGGTGCTGGAGGCGCTGTGCACCGAGCATTCGGTGGCCGAGATCATCAGCAACGACGCCCCCACCACCCAGTGGGAAGCCGCCCGCAACGCCCGCGTCGCGGCCTGGGCAGAGGCGGCGGGGGTGGCGTGGACTATTGCGCCAGAGGGGCAAGCGGTGGACGGCCCAGAAGGCTTGCATGGCACCGGGGCCGCACCGGGCGTGATCCCCGAGGCGCGCGACTTGTCCCTGGCGTTTGACCCTTGCCCCGGACGGCAGCGGGGCGGGCGGTCCTCGGCCACCGTATTGTTGCGGGCCTTTGGCGGCGAGGCATCGTCGCGCCTATCGCCGCATTTGGCCTGGGGCGTCGTCTCGGCCCCGGAGGTGGCAGACAGCATCGTGGCCCGTCGCGCCGTGGTGCCCGCCGATGATGCCCTTGCCCGCAGCCAGTTTCGCAAGCTGCAAGCCAATCTGGCGCTGCGTGAGCAGGACCACGCGACCCTGCGCAACAAGCCGATGATGGAGAGCCGCTGCCTGCATTCCGCCTATGAGGACCTGTGGCAACCGCCGCCCCCCAAGGACCGGTTTCGCGCGTGGGAGGCGGGGCAAACCGGCATTCCCTTTGTCGATGCCGCCATGCGCGGGCTGATCGCAACGGGGTGGTTGCCGCACCCGCTGCGCATCATGTTGGTGTCTGTTGCGGCCTATCATCTGTGGCTGGATTGGCGGGTAACGGGGCCGCATTTGGCGCGGCTGTTCACCGACTATGATCCCGGCATCCACTGGCCTCAGATGCAGGCCCATGCGGGCACCACGGGTGTGGGATCAATTCGCGTAGACAACCCGATGAAGCGGGGCCAATTGCTGGACCCCAGCGGCGCATTCACTCGCAAATGGTGCCCCGAGTTGCGCGATGTGCCGGACGCTTACGTGCAAACACCTTGGTTGTGGGACGGCGCAGGCAAGCTGCTTGGCCGTCGCTACCCGGTGCGGATCGTCGATGTGGAAGAGGCCGCCAGTGCCGCCCGCGCCCGCGCCACCGCCCTGCGACGGGGCGAGGGGTTTGAGCGCGAAGCCGCAGAGAACGCGGGCCAGGCGGTGTTCAGTCTGGGGGAGGGGGAAGTGCCACCCACCAAGCCCCCCGCCGCACCACGCCGCGAAACGTCGGAGACCCCGGATCAATTGTCGTTCAACCTTTGA
- the lexA gene encoding transcriptional repressor LexA: MLTRKQRDLLEFINRRMQRDGVPPSFDEMKDALDLRSKSGIHRLITALEERGFIRRLAHRARAIEIVKMPDAMKDGGFAPRVIEGDRTDPPAGAMAVQASAARELPVMGQIAAGVPIEAISQVASHVAVPEQMLGTGGNHYALEVKGDSMIDAGINDGDIVVIEEGSTADNGDIIVALVEDHEATLKRLRRKGNMIALEAANPAYETRVFRSDQVKVQGKLVGLIRTY; encoded by the coding sequence ATGCTGACGCGGAAACAGCGCGATCTTTTGGAGTTTATTAACAGAAGGATGCAGCGCGATGGGGTGCCTCCGTCATTTGATGAGATGAAAGACGCCCTTGATCTGCGCTCCAAGTCCGGCATTCACCGCTTGATTACGGCGCTGGAAGAACGCGGCTTTATCCGTCGCCTGGCCCACCGCGCCCGCGCCATCGAGATCGTGAAAATGCCCGATGCCATGAAGGACGGCGGCTTTGCGCCCCGGGTGATTGAAGGCGACCGGACGGACCCGCCTGCGGGCGCCATGGCGGTGCAAGCCTCGGCCGCCCGTGAGTTGCCGGTGATGGGCCAGATCGCCGCCGGTGTCCCGATTGAGGCGATTTCCCAGGTCGCCTCCCATGTGGCGGTGCCCGAGCAGATGCTTGGCACCGGGGGAAATCACTATGCCCTTGAGGTTAAAGGCGATTCCATGATCGACGCGGGCATCAACGATGGTGATATCGTGGTGATCGAAGAAGGCTCCACCGCCGATAACGGCGACATCATCGTGGCTTTGGTGGAAGATCATGAAGCGACCCTGAAGCGCCTGCGTCGCAAGGGCAACATGATCGCGCTGGAGGCGGCGAACCCGGCCTACGAGACCCGCGTTTTCCGATCCGATCAGGTGAAGGTGCAAGGCAAGCTCGTGGGGCTGATCCGCACCTATTAA